A genomic region of Sander lucioperca isolate FBNREF2018 chromosome 6, SLUC_FBN_1.2, whole genome shotgun sequence contains the following coding sequences:
- the pparg gene encoding peroxisome proliferator-activated receptor gamma yields MQTPGQDFNDQSCHNFSVDMVDTQQLLAWPVGFSLSAVDLSELDDSSHSLDMKHLSTLDYASISSSSIPSSLSPPLVSSISSAGVAYDPSPPQNDEQLTNMDFTNMHSYRMEPDTHNLIKLEPESPPQYSDSPMFSKLQDDTSPAALNIECRVCGDKASGFHYGVHACEGCKGFFRRTIRLKLVYDHCDLHCRIHKKSRNKCQYCRFQKCLNVGMSHNAIRFGRMPQAEKEKLLAEFSSDMVHMHPEAADLRALARHLYEAYLKYFPLTKAKARAILAGKTGDNVPFVIHDMKSLMEGEQFINCRQIPIQEHQQQTSVLTAGLGGITGANPRSEFGFLGMTSVSAQAQSDALELRFFQSCQSRSAEAVREVTEFAKSIPGFIHLDLNDQVTLLKYGVIEVLIIMMAPLMNKDGTLISYGQIFMTREFLKSLRKPFCQMMEPKFEFSVKFNMLELDDSDMALFLAVIILSGDRPGLLNVKPIEQLQETVLHSLELQLKLNHPVSLQLFAKLLQKMTDLRQIVTDHVHLIQLLKKTEVDICLHPLLQEIMKDLY; encoded by the exons TAGACATGGTAGACACCCAGCAGCTCCTAGCCTGGCCTGTTGGATTCAGTCTGAGCGCCGTGGACCTGTCAGAGCTGGACGACAGCTCCCACTCTCTCGACATGAAGCATTTGTCCACGTTAGACTAcgcctccatctcctcctcatccatCCCGTCCTCCCTGTCTCCCCCGCTCGTATCCTCCATCTCCTCTGCCGGGGTGGCCTATGACCCCAGTCCGCCGCAGAATGACGAACAACTGACCAACATGGACTTCACAAACATGCACAGCTACAGGATGgaaccagacacacaca ATTTGATCAAGCTGGAGCCGGAGTCGCCTCCACAGTACTCTGACAGTCCCATGTTCTCCAAGCTCCAGGATGATACGTCGCCGGCAGCACTAAATATTGAGTGTCGTGTATGTGGAGACAAAGCTTCGGGGTTTCACTATGGTGTCCATGCCTGTGAGGGCTGTAAG gGTTTCTTCAGACGTACAATCAGGTTAAAGTTGGTGTACGATCACTGTGATCTTCACTGTCGCATTCACAAGAAGTCCCGCAACAAATGCCAATACTGTCGCTTCCAGAAATGCCTCAATGTCGGCATGTCACACAACG CCATTCGTTTTGGCCGAATGCCCCAGGCGGAGAAGGAGAAACTGCTAGCTGAGTTCTCGTCTGACATGGTGCACATGCACCCGGAGGCAGCAGATCTAAGGGCTCTGGCCCGGCATCTGTACGAGGCCTATCTGAAATACTTCCCCCTCACCAAGGCCAAGGCCAGGGCCATCCTCGCTGGGAAGACCGGAGACAACGTG CCTTTTGTCATCCATGACATGAAGTCTCTAATGGAAGGAGAGCAGTTTATTAATTGTAGGCAGATACCCATCCAGGAGCACCAGCAGCAGACATCCGTCCTAACAGCTGGACTTGGAG GTATCACAGGAGCTAACCCGAGGTCCGAGTTTGGCTTTTTGGGAATGACGAGCGTCAGCGCACAGGCACAATCAGACGCTTTGGAACTGCGTTTCTTCCAAAGCTGTCAATCACGTTCGGCCGAAGCAGTGAGAGAAGTGACAGAGTTCGCCAAGAGTATCCCGGGATTCATCCATCTGGATCTCAATGATCAG GTAACTTTGCTGAAGTATGGTGTGATTGAGGTCTTAATCATCATGATGGCACCTCTGATGAACAAAGACGGGACCCTGATCTCCTACGGACAGATCTTTATGACGCGGGAGTTCCTCAAGAGTCTCAGGAAACCTTTCTGTCAAATGATGGAACCAAAGTTTGAGTTCTCAGTCAAGTTCAACATGCTGGAGCTGGACGACAGCGACATGGCGCTGTTTCTGGCTGTCATTATCCTCAGCGGGG ACCGCCCAGGCCTGCTGAACGTAAAGCCCATCGAGCAGCTTCAGGAAACGGTTCTCCATTCGCTCGAGCTGCAGCTGAAGCTAAACCACCCAGTCTCTCTGCAACTGTTCGCCAAACTGCTCCAGAAAATGACGGACCTGCGTCAGATCGTCACCGACCACGTCCACCTCATCCAGCTGCTGAAGAAGACAGAGGTGGACATTTGCTTACACCCACTGCTGCAGGAGATCATGAAGGACTTGTATTAG